One window of the Mycobacterium sp. SVM_VP21 genome contains the following:
- a CDS encoding oxidoreductase codes for MSFSIADTPDQSGRTFVVTGANGGLGEVVTRTLAAKGARVVMACRNTAKAQEIADGIDGDVTVAELDLGSLASVRDFAAQQGGFDVLVNNAGIMNIPMRRTVDGFETQFGVNHLGHFALTGLLLDRISDRVVTVSSIAHKQTPKFWVDDLNYEHRPYQRNLAYAQSKLANLMFARELQRRLVAAGSPLRSYAVHPGVSTTDLFDNDKTIVGLIAKYGLPLVGQPPERGAESTLFAATVPDADPDTYWGPTKLNQSRGAMGPCPSNKLSKDQRLWRRLWEESEKMTGVSYPL; via the coding sequence ATGTCTTTTTCAATCGCGGACACTCCCGATCAGTCCGGCCGTACCTTCGTGGTGACCGGCGCCAACGGTGGTCTGGGCGAGGTCGTCACCCGCACCCTGGCCGCCAAGGGCGCCAGGGTGGTGATGGCTTGTCGCAACACCGCCAAGGCCCAGGAGATCGCCGACGGAATCGACGGCGACGTGACGGTGGCGGAGCTGGATCTGGGCAGCCTGGCCTCGGTGCGCGATTTCGCCGCGCAGCAGGGCGGTTTCGACGTGCTGGTCAACAATGCCGGCATCATGAACATCCCGATGCGGCGCACCGTGGACGGCTTCGAGACTCAGTTCGGGGTCAACCACCTGGGCCACTTCGCGCTGACCGGCCTGCTGCTGGACCGGATCAGCGACCGGGTGGTCACGGTGTCGAGCATCGCGCACAAGCAGACCCCGAAGTTCTGGGTCGACGACCTCAACTATGAGCACCGTCCCTACCAGCGCAACCTCGCCTACGCACAATCCAAGCTGGCCAACCTGATGTTCGCCCGCGAGCTGCAGCGGCGGCTGGTGGCGGCCGGCTCGCCGCTGCGCTCCTACGCGGTGCACCCCGGGGTGTCGACCACCGACCTGTTCGACAACGACAAGACCATCGTCGGATTGATCGCCAAGTACGGCCTGCCGTTGGTCGGCCAGCCGCCGGAGCGGGGCGCCGAGTCGACCCTGTTTGCCGCGACCGTGCCCGACGCGGACCCGGACACCTACTGGGGCCCCACCAAGCTGAACCAGTCCCGCGGCGCGATGGGGCCGTGCCCGTCGAACAAGCTGTCGAAGGATCAGCGGCTGTGGCGCCGGCTGTGGGAGGAGTCGGAGAAGATGACCGGGGTCAGCTACCCGCTCTGA